In Aspergillus nidulans FGSC A4 chromosome IV, a single window of DNA contains:
- a CDS encoding thiamine transporter TPC1 (transcript_id=CADANIAT00000676): MSAGGEHLKDEGTRRQVVLAGGIAGLISRFCIAPLDVVKIRLQLQIHSLSDPTSHAHITGPVYKGTLSTIKTILREEGLTGLWKGNIPAELLYVCYGGIQFTTYRTTTQLLAQLDPHRLPQPIESFISGALGGGIATAATYPLDLLRTRFAAQGSGDNRVYESLFASLRDIAKTEGTVGFFRGCSAAVGQIVPYMGLFFATYEALRPVMATAPELSPIPLPPGSGDAAAGIVASVLAKTGVFPLDLVRKRLQVQGPTRALYVHRNIPEYRGVFNTMGLIFRTQGLRGLYRGLTVSLVKAAPASAVTMWTYERALKLLREHEIAAGRDE; this comes from the exons ATGTCTGCCGGGGGAGAGCACCTGAAGGATGAA GGCACACGGCGACAAGTCGTCCTCGCGGGCGGGATAGCTGGCCTTATATCCCG ATTCTGCATCGCCCCACTAGACGTCGTGAAAATCCGCCTGCAACTACAAATCCATTCTCTCTCCGACCCAACCTCGCACGCCCACATCACGGGGCCAGTCTACAAGGGCACCCTTTCTACAATCAAGACCATCCTTCGCGAAGAGGGCCTCACAGGACTATGGAAGGGCAACATACCCGCAGAACTACTGTACGTCTGTTACGGCGGTATCCAGTTTACGACATACCGCACAACAACACAGCTTCTCGCGCAGCTCGATCCGCACCGACTCCCGCAGCCGATTGAGTCGTTCATATCCGGCGCCTTGGGCGGCGGGATCGCTACGGCGGCCACGTACCCTCTTGATCTATTGAGAACGCGGTTTGCGGCACAGGGATCTGGCGACAATCGCGTCTACGAGTCGCTTTTTGCGTCTCTTAGGGATATTGCGAAGACTGAGGGGACTGTGGGGTTCTTTCGGGGGTGCAGTGCCGCCGTCGGACAAATTGTGCCGTATATGGGATTATTCTTTGCGACCTATGAGGCGCTGAGACCGGTTATGGCGACTGCGCCTGAACTATCGCCGATTCCCTTACCGCCTGGGTCTGGGGACGCGGCGGCCGGCATTGTCGCCAGTGTTCTCGCGAAGACGGGTGTGTTCCCGCTTGATTTGGTGCGGAAACGGTTACAGGTTCAGGGTCCGACGCGCGCGTTATACGTACATCGCAATATACCCGAGTATCGCGGGgtcttcaacaccatgggCTTAATATTCAGGACGCAAGGCCTACGTGGCCTGTACCGCGGTTTGACTGTGAGCTTGGTCAAAGCTGCCCCGGCAAGCGCGGTCACCATGTGGACGTACGAAAGAGCTCTGAAGCTTCTCCGGGAACATGAGATAGCTGCTGGTCGTGACGAGTAG
- a CDS encoding putative Gamma-butyrobetaine hydroxylase subfamily (transcript_id=CADANIAT00000675), with protein MVRPFLHAPLRFRRIIVPAVPGPCRRTPAHQSINTVNAVCQRSFALSQRYNQGGSNSIEKETAVRSGEEKVNAEPAGGATSALETSASPSKEKLRSIPKHKDDKDASSAAPKASSGRPAVVLDEQKLVLKLPSKDLAISYIQLRDSCRCPLCVDVHSKQRNYRLSDIPPHIKAKSLEWEKDVLKVTWEDDIPGFDSSHVSRYTLPQLKLRHPFPVTSATGIRRKRIDWNKEKMTKLQHWISYDDYMHNDEKFTIAMRHLATMGLIFLKDIPDSREMVEKIATRIGPLRNTFYGSTWDVRKVPEAKNVAYTSQYLGFHMDLMYMKDPPAFQLLHCLRNSCDGGESLFADTFNVAGYLYRNRPEIFQILAKTKLRYEYQHKDQSYSNAWPVLERGPLDKGHFLARVAYSPPFQAPILNDSNADPEYIAKLQTQLGALKYFASSLEREDNMFELKLQPGECVIFENRRIVHARRQFNTATGERWLAGAYLDEDVVASRFRVLQESHQDAWVNFLDMSASDSEPSRGDSEDLSFLWTRNASAAPETRVASPAQETAEGQ; from the exons ATGGTCCGGCCGTTCTTACACGCCCCTCTGCGTTTCCGCCGAATAATTGTCCCAGCAGTCCCAGGCCCTTGTCGTCGAACCCCCGCGCACCAATCAATCAACACGGTCAATGCTGTCTGTCAACGATCCTTCGCCCTTTCGCAGAGATATAACCAAGGCGGGTCGAATTCGATTGAGAAGGAAACAGCTGTTCGttccggcgaggagaaggttAATGCTGAACCGGCTGGTGGGGCAACATCAGCACTAGAAACAAGCGCTTCCCcgagcaaagagaagcttcGATCTATACCAAAACACAAGGATGACAAGGATGCATCATCAGCGGCGCCCAAGGCGAGCTCCGGTAGACCGGCGGTGGTCCTCGACGAACAAAAGCTTGTCCTCAAACTGCCGTCGAAGGACTTGGCGATATCCTATATCCAACTGCGTGACTCCTGTAGATGTCCGCTTTGCGTCGATGTGCATTCTAAGCAGCGGAACTATCGGCTTTCTGACATCCCTCCCCATATCAAGGCCAAGTCGCTTGAATGGGAGAAGGATGTCCTGAAGGTGACCTGGGAGGACGATATTCCCGGGTTCGATTCATCTCATGTTTCCAGATACACACTGCCACAACTCAAGCTCCGCCATCCATTCCCAGTCACATCTGCGACTGGCATTCGAAGGAAGCGTATCGATTGGAACAAAGAGAAAATGACGAAACTACAGCACTGGATTTCTTATGACGATTACATGCATAATGACGAGAAGTTTACTATTGCCATGCGCCATTTAGCTACTATGGGGTTGATATTTCTAAAAGATATTCCTGACTCACGGGAAATGGTCGAAAAGATCGCCACACGCATAGGACCGTTACGGAACACCTTTTACGGTTCAACGTGGGACGTTCGAAAAGTCCCCGAGGCCAAGAACGTCGCTTATACCAGCCAATACCTCGGTTTCCACATGGATCTTATGTATATGAAGGACCCACCAGCTTTTCAGCTCTTACACTGTCTTCGCAATTCATGCGATGGGGGCGAATCGCTGTTCGCGGATACATTCAATGTGGCCGGCTACCTGTATAGAAATCGGCCCGAGATCTTTCAAATTCTGGCGAAGACCAAACTCAGATACGAATACCAACATAAGGACCAAAGCTACAGCAATGCATGGCCCGTCCTCGAAAGGGGCCCGCTTGATAAGGGTCATTTCTTAGCACGTGTTGCCTACTCACCTCCCTTCCAAGCTCCTATTTTGAACGACTCAAACGCGGACCCCGAATATATCGCGAAACTACAAACTCAACTGGGGGCGTTGAAATATTTCGCGAGCTCTCtagaaagagaagataaCATGTTCGAATTGAAACTACAACCAGGCGAATGTGTCATATTCGAGAACCGTCGTATAGTTCATGCTCGCCGCCAGTTCAATACCGCTACCGGCGAGCGATGGCTTGCCGGGGCGTAtcttgacgaggatgttgtaGCGTCGCGCTTCCGTGTGCTCCAAGAATCCCATCAGGATGCTTGGGTGAACTTCTTGGACATGAGC GCAAGCGACTCTGAACCCTCGCGTGGAGACAGTGAAGACCTGTCGTTTTTGTGGACTAGAAACGCTTCGGCAGCTCCAGAAACTCGAGTagcctctccagctcaagaaaCTGCTGAAGGTCAATAG
- a CDS encoding PICOT family protein (transcript_id=CADANIAT00000674), with protein MSTLFEVTSEESFGPHLASIPSDTLIVLYFHAPWAAPCAQMRAVLSALASQYPATTPPTVSFISVNAEELPDISEEYDVTAVPYVVLLRNGQVLETISGSEATKVRDAVERYAGAGSAGASANGAASAIPPALTAVPREDVNTPTTATQAPVAGAASGAGAAPALTPEQSKEALFARLSELVKAAPVMLFMKGTPSAPQCGFSRQLVGILRERSVKYGFFNILADEDVRQGLKEFADWPTFPQLWVNGELVGGLDIVKEELENDPNFLDSFSINK; from the exons ATGTCGACCCTCTTCGAAGTCACCTCAGAGGAGAGCTTCGGGCCTCATCTTGCCTCCATTCCGTCCGATACTCTCATCGTCCTCTATTTCCACGCGCCATGGGCCGCCCCCTGCGCGCAAATGAGAGCTGTGCTCTCCGCCCTCGCCTCCCAATACCCAGCCACTACCCCTCCAACCGTTTCCTTCATCAGTGTCAACGCTGAAGAACTCCCTGACATCTCCGAAGAATACGACGTCACCGCCGTCCCTTACGTTGTCCTCCTCCGCAACGGCCAAGTCCTCGAAACAATCTCCGGCAGTGAGGCGACAAAGGTGCGCGATGCTGTTGAACGGTATGCCGGTGCTGGCTCAGCAGGTGCAAGCGCCAATGGCGCCGCATCTGCAATTCCACCTGCATTGACTGCTGTGCCGAGAGAGGATGTGAATACGCCAACGACGGCTACGCAAGCACCTGTGGCCGGTGCTGCTTCGGGTGCTGGCGCCGCACCGGCCTTGACGCCCGAGCAGAGCAAGGAGGCGCTATTTGCTCGACTTTCGGAGCTGGTGAAGGCTGCGCCCGTCATGCTATTCATGAAGGGGACACCGAGTGCACCGCAGTGTGGGTTCAGTCGACAGTTGGTTGGTATCCTGCGTGAACGGAGTGTCAAATACGGGTTCTTCAACATTCTTGCCGATGAGGATGTGCGACAGGGTTTGAAAGAGTTTGCGGACTGGCCTACTTTCCCCCAGTTATGGGTTAACGGGGAGTTAGTTGGTGGGCTAGATATT GTCAAGGAAGAACTCGAGAATGATCCCAATTTCCTGGACAGCTTCTCCATTAACAAATAA